A window of Candidatus Gastranaerophilales bacterium contains these coding sequences:
- a CDS encoding sugar ABC transporter substrate-binding protein → MLKKILISIILCFSFVLTGCDKVQSSQKTVIQFSSWGSQSEVAVINDLITDFEAENPHIKIDFLHIPQNYFQKLHLLFASNLAPDVIFINNIYSPIYIKAGLFDDVSNLIDKSDYFKVSVDDFSYGGELYAVPRDVSNLVLFYNKDIFDKANLPYPKSSMNMVDLAKISSQLKQKGYYSLNYEDMSLFWLYYAAALGGGVLSDDKKEEIFTSQKTITALEYYSDFINKYHYIPTKSQKASKTSAQMFMNGEIAMYLSGRWMVPKFREMIKFDWDVVEFPHNRANKLYVDASGWAVSRNSKHKKEATAFVKFLASKNSIEKFTKSGLIIPARKDVAYSEVFMSTDLKPKNSKIFVDMLNNAKPTPTNENYQRIDDILAEHLEPVFNGSKKTKEIMTKRLKKQLDELVK, encoded by the coding sequence ATGTTAAAAAAAATATTAATATCAATTATTTTATGTTTTTCTTTTGTTTTAACAGGTTGTGATAAAGTGCAATCTTCGCAAAAGACTGTTATTCAGTTTTCAAGCTGGGGCTCTCAAAGCGAAGTTGCTGTTATTAATGACTTGATAACAGACTTTGAGGCTGAAAATCCTCATATTAAAATTGATTTTTTGCATATTCCGCAAAATTATTTTCAAAAACTGCATCTGCTTTTTGCTTCAAATCTTGCTCCTGATGTCATTTTTATAAACAATATTTATTCTCCTATTTATATCAAGGCGGGGCTTTTTGATGATGTTTCTAATTTGATTGACAAATCTGATTATTTTAAGGTTTCAGTAGATGACTTTTCTTATGGCGGTGAGCTTTATGCCGTACCGAGAGATGTTTCAAATTTAGTTCTTTTTTATAATAAAGACATTTTTGATAAAGCTAATCTTCCATACCCAAAATCTTCAATGAATATGGTCGACTTAGCTAAAATCTCCTCACAATTAAAACAAAAAGGTTATTATTCATTAAATTATGAAGATATGTCCTTGTTTTGGCTTTATTATGCGGCAGCATTGGGCGGCGGTGTTCTTTCTGATGATAAAAAAGAAGAGATTTTTACCTCTCAAAAAACAATTACCGCTCTTGAATATTACTCAGATTTCATAAATAAATATCACTACATTCCCACAAAATCTCAAAAAGCGAGTAAAACAAGTGCCCAAATGTTTATGAACGGCGAAATCGCTATGTATCTTTCAGGAAGATGGATGGTTCCGAAATTTAGAGAGATGATTAAGTTTGATTGGGACGTTGTGGAGTTTCCTCACAACCGTGCTAATAAGCTTTATGTAGATGCTTCGGGGTGGGCTGTTTCAAGAAATTCTAAACATAAAAAAGAGGCTACTGCTTTTGTTAAATTTTTGGCTTCCAAAAATTCAATAGAAAAATTTACAAAGTCTGGGTTGATTATCCCTGCACGCAAGGATGTAGCCTATTCAGAGGTGTTTATGTCTACTGATTTAAAGCCGAAAAATTCTAAAATATTTGTTGATATGTTAAATAACGCAAAACCTACCCCTACAAATGAGAATTATCAACGTATTGATGATATACTTGCAGAACATTTGGAACCCGTTTTTAATGGCTCCAAGAAGACAAAAGAAATAATGACAAAAAGACTCAAAAAACAGTTAGATGAATTAGTAAAATAA
- a CDS encoding NCS2 family permease: MMEKFFKLKELGTDVKTEILGGLTTFFTMAYVFIVVPKVLSVSGIPFSATLAATILVAFFGSVLMGLVANRPFAVAPYIGETAFFSYTVVLALGFTWQAALGAIFVSGLIFFILTLLKVRPWLVNSMPETMKITFTTGLGLFLLLVGLSETGIIKFTTDSIPLSVGDFHSKTVILALLTFTLILVLLARRIKGAILIGILASTAVGIMLGEVQLPSKIMSMPPSLIPTLGQLDIMSVFQLKFLPVFFIVFLLVFLDTTGCLIGLCYKANLLDKEGKLPQIERPMVCDSITTMLSSFLGSITSGAYIESATGIADGGKSGLTAIVAGILFLSGLFFAPLFAMIPAFAYGPAILIVGLMMVSVVANLNFDDVTEYMPAIFAVAVMTFSYNIGIGMAAGFILYPLVKVFSGRYKETNAATWIFAVFSVIFFVLFPH, encoded by the coding sequence ATGATGGAAAAATTCTTTAAATTAAAAGAACTCGGAACAGACGTTAAAACCGAGATATTAGGCGGATTAACAACATTTTTTACGATGGCTTACGTTTTTATTGTTGTACCAAAGGTTCTTTCTGTTTCGGGAATTCCGTTTTCAGCTACACTTGCTGCTACTATTTTGGTGGCGTTCTTCGGCTCTGTTTTGATGGGGCTTGTCGCCAACAGACCTTTTGCGGTGGCTCCTTATATTGGTGAAACGGCATTCTTTTCTTATACAGTAGTTTTGGCTCTCGGGTTTACGTGGCAGGCTGCTTTAGGGGCTATATTTGTAAGTGGTTTGATATTTTTTATTTTAACTTTGTTAAAGGTAAGACCTTGGCTTGTGAATTCAATGCCGGAAACTATGAAAATTACGTTTACAACGGGGCTCGGATTATTTTTGTTGCTTGTCGGGCTAAGCGAAACGGGGATTATAAAATTCACAACAGATTCAATTCCGCTAAGTGTCGGTGATTTTCATTCAAAGACCGTTATTTTGGCGTTGTTGACTTTTACCTTGATATTAGTGCTATTAGCTCGCAGGATTAAAGGTGCTATCCTTATTGGAATTCTTGCATCTACGGCTGTCGGGATTATGTTGGGCGAAGTCCAATTGCCATCAAAAATAATGTCTATGCCTCCGAGTTTGATTCCAACATTGGGGCAACTTGATATAATGTCTGTTTTTCAGTTGAAATTTTTACCTGTGTTTTTTATTGTTTTTTTACTTGTGTTTTTAGATACGACAGGCTGTTTGATTGGTTTGTGCTACAAAGCTAATTTGCTTGATAAAGAAGGGAAATTGCCTCAAATTGAACGTCCGATGGTTTGTGATTCAATAACAACAATGCTTTCAAGCTTTCTCGGCTCTATTACGAGTGGAGCTTATATTGAATCCGCAACAGGAATTGCTGATGGTGGAAAAAGCGGATTGACAGCAATTGTCGCAGGTATTTTGTTCTTATCAGGATTGTTTTTTGCACCTTTGTTTGCAATGATTCCTGCTTTTGCGTATGGTCCAGCTATTTTAATAGTTGGGTTGATGATGGTATCAGTGGTTGCAAATTTAAATTTTGATGATGTAACAGAGTATATGCCTGCAATTTTTGCAGTAGCTGTTATGACTTTTTCTTATAACATCGGAATAGGAATGGCGGCTGGTTTTATTCTTTATCCTTTGGTAAAAGTTTTTTCGGGTAGGTATAAAGAAACCAATGCTGCAACTTGGATTTTTGCTGTATTTTCAGTGATTTTCTTTGTTTTGTTTCCGCACTAA
- the mnmG gene encoding tRNA uridine-5-carboxymethylaminomethyl(34) synthesis enzyme MnmG, translated as MFKFDVIVVGAGHAGCEAAISAARLGAKVLLATLNIDNIALMPCNPAIGGPAKSCLVREIDALGGVMGICTDATYVQLKMLNSSKGPAVRALRAQSDKKEYMAYMRHILESEENISLKQCTMSELLTENGIVKGLKDEFGLKYFAPAIILTTGTSLEGKIWIGLKSLEFGRLGEASAKGLSGSLKKHGLTISKLKTGTPARVDGRTLDYSKMQEQPGDKDPTFFSFEPNRPIREQHPCFLTRTTDKTHEIIRANLDRSPMYSGMIHGRGPRYCPSIEDKVVRFAHNPSHHIFIEPEGLHTYEMYVGGFSTSLPAEVQIDMLKSLPGLENVHIIKPAYAVEYDYVPAVQLEHSLMTKNIKGLFCAGQINGTSGYEEAAAQGLIAGINAVQYLNKKELLTLSRSSSYIGTLIDDLVTKDIDEPYRMLTSRSEYRLILRQDNADERLTEIGYEVGLISDERFERFKQKQKMIADEIERMKTDKVSATAETNQILEKYGEKLERGSKLIELIKRPNINYKILQELSSKTKELNLPRDVYEQIEVKIKYDGYIKRQLDQVQMAGKLDNIHIPASIDYNEISHISIETREKLSKIRPATIGQAARIGGVKPADISVLMVIIESHGTKARG; from the coding sequence ATGTTTAAATTTGATGTAATAGTAGTAGGTGCAGGTCACGCAGGATGTGAAGCGGCAATAAGTGCAGCAAGACTCGGTGCAAAAGTCCTTCTTGCGACGTTGAATATTGACAATATTGCCCTTATGCCATGTAACCCTGCCATCGGTGGTCCAGCAAAATCTTGCCTTGTCCGTGAAATAGACGCCCTAGGCGGAGTTATGGGGATTTGTACCGACGCTACATACGTGCAACTCAAAATGTTAAACTCCTCTAAAGGACCTGCTGTTCGAGCTCTAAGAGCACAATCGGATAAAAAAGAATATATGGCATATATGCGTCATATACTTGAATCAGAAGAAAATATATCGCTTAAACAATGCACTATGTCAGAACTTTTGACTGAAAACGGTATAGTTAAAGGCTTAAAAGACGAATTCGGACTTAAATATTTTGCACCTGCAATTATTTTGACAACAGGTACTTCGCTTGAAGGAAAAATTTGGATAGGATTAAAATCACTCGAATTCGGAAGACTTGGAGAAGCTAGTGCGAAGGGGCTTTCAGGCTCATTGAAAAAACACGGACTAACGATTTCAAAGTTAAAAACCGGCACTCCTGCAAGAGTTGACGGAAGAACCTTGGATTATTCAAAAATGCAAGAACAACCTGGCGACAAAGACCCGACTTTCTTTTCTTTTGAACCTAACCGACCGATTAGAGAACAACACCCTTGTTTTTTAACTCGCACGACCGATAAAACCCACGAAATAATCAGAGCAAATCTTGACCGTTCTCCTATGTATTCAGGAATGATTCACGGAAGAGGTCCAAGATACTGCCCGTCTATTGAAGATAAAGTTGTGAGATTTGCCCACAACCCCTCACACCATATTTTTATTGAACCGGAAGGGCTACATACTTACGAAATGTATGTTGGCGGATTTTCTACAAGTTTACCTGCCGAAGTTCAAATTGATATGCTGAAATCTTTACCAGGATTAGAAAATGTCCATATAATAAAACCTGCTTACGCTGTTGAATACGACTATGTTCCTGCCGTTCAACTGGAGCATTCTTTGATGACAAAAAATATCAAAGGACTATTTTGTGCCGGTCAAATTAACGGAACAAGCGGTTACGAAGAAGCTGCCGCACAAGGTCTGATTGCAGGGATTAACGCTGTTCAATACTTGAATAAAAAAGAACTTCTAACTCTATCTAGAAGTTCCTCCTACATCGGAACTTTAATTGACGACCTCGTTACCAAAGATATTGATGAACCCTACAGAATGTTGACTTCTCGCTCTGAATATCGATTAATTTTAAGGCAGGATAACGCAGACGAAAGGCTTACCGAAATAGGTTACGAAGTAGGTCTGATAAGTGATGAACGCTTTGAAAGATTTAAACAAAAACAAAAAATGATTGCTGACGAAATCGAAAGAATGAAAACAGATAAAGTTTCTGCTACCGCTGAAACCAATCAAATTTTAGAAAAATACGGTGAAAAGTTGGAGCGTGGTTCCAAATTAATCGAGTTAATAAAACGCCCGAATATCAATTATAAAATTTTACAAGAATTGAGCTCAAAAACCAAAGAACTTAATCTTCCGAGAGATGTTTATGAACAAATTGAGGTAAAAATAAAATATGACGGCTATATAAAACGACAACTCGACCAAGTCCAAATGGCCGGAAAGCTTGATAACATACACATTCCGGCATCGATTGATTATAATGAAATCAGCCACATTTCAATAGAAACAAGAGAAAAACTCTCAAAAATCCGCCCTGCAACTATCGGGCAAGCTGCCAGAATCGGGGGCGTAAAACCTGCTGATATTTCAGTTTTAATGGTTATTATAGAATCTCACGGCACAAAAGCTCGTGGCTAA
- a CDS encoding N-acetylmuramoyl-L-alanine amidase codes for MKFETMRNILLSAILSLISINQALAVNIVYPKEIQTSVDANSTFFIGSATPTSKVYINDEEIKVWQDGSFVHVVPLKLGENLFKIKEISETTTDEKFYMVIKKPRDIYSIETQDYQPFAAGEYLTAKTIKDNVPLRNAPNSDGFRLTHLSKDTVLFLEGKQANYYKVGMGNGEVFWIDENLVSIENSTVERPMANICETTFSADKNYNYLKITPTIQVPYKITERGANIDLTLYGIKSTFDLAPKINTQNFFPQVKITAYDANNVKITFPSTQRLWGYDCKYIDGSLVFQQRKAPCVNPNCPLLGITIALDAGHGGKEPGSIGPTGAKEKDINLDIAKKLNEELTKAGANVVMTRDTDKYVDLYERVKIAQENNALMSISIHANALADGGNPYVKHGTGVYYFNPESMNLAQTVKMKMITELGTNDDGLFRSSLVLTRPTNPLSILIETAYMIHPEEYQLLLDENFRRKAALAIKDGLIEYLLKP; via the coding sequence ATGAAATTTGAAACAATGAGAAACATTTTGTTGAGTGCAATTTTATCCCTAATCTCAATAAATCAAGCACTGGCAGTCAATATTGTCTACCCGAAAGAAATTCAGACCTCTGTTGATGCAAATTCAACATTTTTTATCGGCTCTGCAACGCCCACTTCAAAAGTTTATATTAATGATGAAGAAATAAAAGTCTGGCAAGACGGCTCATTTGTCCACGTAGTTCCTCTAAAACTAGGCGAAAACCTGTTTAAAATAAAAGAAATAAGCGAAACAACCACTGATGAAAAATTCTATATGGTAATAAAAAAACCACGAGATATTTATTCAATTGAAACTCAAGACTACCAACCATTTGCGGCAGGTGAATATTTAACGGCAAAAACGATAAAAGACAATGTTCCACTCCGAAATGCACCCAATAGCGATGGTTTTAGACTTACTCATCTTTCAAAAGATACTGTTTTGTTTTTAGAAGGGAAGCAAGCAAATTATTATAAAGTCGGAATGGGTAACGGTGAAGTATTTTGGATTGACGAAAACCTTGTTTCGATAGAAAACTCAACTGTAGAACGACCAATGGCAAATATTTGTGAAACAACATTTTCAGCAGATAAAAATTACAACTACCTAAAAATCACCCCCACAATTCAAGTCCCCTATAAAATCACAGAAAGGGGGGCAAATATTGACTTGACGTTATACGGAATTAAATCAACTTTTGATTTGGCACCTAAAATCAATACCCAAAACTTTTTCCCTCAAGTAAAAATAACAGCCTACGACGCAAACAACGTAAAAATAACATTCCCGTCAACACAACGACTCTGGGGATATGATTGCAAATATATCGACGGAAGCCTTGTTTTTCAACAAAGGAAGGCCCCTTGCGTAAACCCGAATTGCCCGCTACTAGGAATTACAATAGCACTTGATGCAGGTCACGGAGGCAAAGAGCCGGGCTCTATAGGACCTACGGGTGCTAAAGAAAAAGACATAAATCTTGATATCGCAAAAAAATTGAACGAAGAGCTCACAAAAGCTGGTGCAAATGTTGTAATGACAAGGGATACAGACAAATATGTCGATTTATATGAAAGAGTAAAAATCGCACAAGAGAATAATGCCCTAATGTCAATAAGCATACACGCTAACGCCCTAGCCGACGGAGGCAATCCTTACGTAAAACACGGAACAGGAGTTTACTATTTTAATCCCGAATCGATGAATTTAGCACAAACGGTTAAAATGAAAATGATAACAGAACTCGGGACAAATGATGACGGTCTTTTCCGCTCAAGCCTTGTGCTTACACGTCCTACAAACCCGCTTTCAATCCTTATTGAAACAGCATATATGATTCATCCGGAGGAATATCAGCTTCTTTTAGATGAAAATTTCCGCCGCAAAGCAGCCTTGGCTATAAAAGACGGGCTAATTGAATATTTGTTAAAACCCTAA